A section of the Paenibacillus odorifer genome encodes:
- a CDS encoding MinD/ParA family protein, which translates to MMDQAQSLRQLVSSQDSKVAVRGGSSARIITVCSGKGGVGKSNFTLNFALTLKAMGKRVLLFDADIGMANIDVLMGVSARYNLYHLLKREADIEQIIQYGPNSLPFIAGGSGMDELFTLSESDLDYFTNQITLIADSMDYILFDTGAGLSKETMKFITSADDCLVVTTPEPTAITDAYALMKVVNRSYPETSFKLIVNQAGDEREAIATSDKIRMAASRFLQLDISYLGHISSDAHVVQAVKRQTPFTLAFPNSIAAKDIHRLALSYLTIDSKKTTKVQGIKGFIHKWLKRSK; encoded by the coding sequence ATGATGGATCAGGCACAATCCTTAAGACAGCTTGTATCCAGTCAGGATTCTAAAGTAGCTGTAAGAGGGGGATCATCCGCCAGGATCATTACGGTGTGTAGTGGTAAAGGGGGCGTTGGTAAGTCGAATTTTACACTTAACTTCGCTCTAACTTTAAAGGCTATGGGCAAACGGGTTTTGCTGTTCGATGCAGATATCGGCATGGCTAATATAGATGTGTTGATGGGCGTATCGGCGAGATATAATCTTTATCATTTGTTAAAAAGAGAAGCGGATATCGAGCAGATTATTCAATACGGTCCGAATTCGCTCCCTTTTATAGCAGGTGGCTCTGGAATGGATGAGCTATTCACGCTTTCAGAGTCTGATCTTGATTATTTCACAAATCAGATAACACTTATCGCGGACAGCATGGATTATATTTTGTTCGATACTGGTGCTGGATTATCTAAGGAAACGATGAAGTTTATAACTTCTGCCGACGATTGCCTAGTGGTTACTACACCAGAACCAACAGCTATCACAGATGCATACGCATTAATGAAGGTTGTGAATCGTTCCTATCCTGAGACTTCCTTTAAATTGATTGTGAACCAGGCAGGTGATGAAAGGGAAGCCATAGCGACAAGCGATAAGATCCGAATGGCCGCCAGTCGTTTTTTGCAATTAGATATTTCTTATCTTGGTCATATAAGCTCAGATGCCCATGTAGTGCAAGCTGTCAAAAGGCAAACGCCATTCACATTGGCTTTTCCAAACAGTATTGCTGCAAAAGATATACATCGGCTTGCCCTAAGTTATTTGACCATTGATTCTAAAAAGACCACAAAAGTCCAAGGGATTAAAGGCTTTATCCATAAATGGTTAAAGCGGAGTAAATAG
- the flhF gene encoding flagellar biosynthesis protein FlhF gives MRVKRYVVDSMPDAMLSIRNELGSEAVILSTKEIKIGGFLGLFKKKKIEVVAAVEKAEKNNVPKKPAAPAMNIPRSAVPQAYQKASSASTTPSTPSIPSVPSVSLEKPEESRTFAEIAAALSEAINVQESIAKHPEPEPEQKLPELNLEDAPSISALYESLGLEQSPEVATALENDVLREIRDMKLWMERIARQSSGGRELPDSLQELRDLLLEQEMDAVLVEEWISNISERWVDEGRTWGPEKFMGSLKEQIDGFLTGRIADGIARDTQIVYIAGPTGVGKTTTIAKLAAEQLFKHGRKVGFITSDTYRISAVEQLRTYAAILNVPLEVVQSPGDLQRALFRLESCDLVLMDTAGRNYRNDMLVAELQSLLAKELRSETYLVLSLTSKSRDMKLIAEHFGRYRLDKVIFTKLDETGSYGPLFNVLNDFPLTLSYMTDGQNVPDDLLMATKGQLSELLLGTGET, from the coding sequence ATGAGAGTGAAGCGTTACGTGGTCGATTCGATGCCTGACGCCATGCTTTCCATTCGCAACGAGCTTGGGAGCGAGGCCGTCATTTTAAGTACAAAGGAAATCAAAATCGGCGGATTTTTAGGGTTATTTAAGAAGAAAAAAATAGAAGTTGTAGCAGCAGTAGAAAAGGCAGAGAAGAATAATGTTCCAAAAAAGCCGGCTGCGCCAGCGATGAACATTCCACGGAGTGCAGTACCACAGGCTTATCAAAAAGCTTCATCTGCTTCCACTACACCTTCAACACCTTCTATACCTTCCGTACCTTCTGTTTCATTAGAAAAGCCAGAAGAGTCACGGACGTTTGCAGAGATTGCTGCAGCCTTATCGGAAGCTATCAATGTACAAGAATCGATAGCCAAGCATCCGGAGCCAGAACCTGAGCAAAAACTTCCTGAATTAAATCTGGAAGATGCACCTTCTATATCAGCGTTGTATGAATCATTAGGATTAGAACAATCGCCAGAGGTTGCCACTGCTCTCGAAAATGATGTTCTTCGTGAGATTAGAGATATGAAGCTCTGGATGGAGCGAATTGCCAGACAATCCTCAGGTGGAAGAGAACTGCCAGACAGTCTGCAGGAGCTACGGGATCTTTTATTAGAGCAAGAAATGGATGCTGTGCTTGTTGAGGAATGGATCAGTAACATCTCGGAACGTTGGGTGGATGAAGGGCGTACTTGGGGACCAGAGAAATTTATGGGATCTCTTAAAGAACAGATTGATGGTTTCCTGACGGGACGAATTGCTGATGGAATTGCCCGGGATACTCAAATTGTATATATTGCAGGACCCACTGGAGTTGGAAAGACCACAACCATAGCTAAGCTTGCGGCAGAACAGCTATTTAAGCACGGACGCAAGGTAGGTTTTATCACCTCCGATACGTATAGGATCTCAGCTGTTGAACAGTTGCGAACCTACGCTGCTATCCTCAATGTTCCACTGGAGGTTGTCCAATCGCCAGGAGATTTGCAAAGAGCACTCTTTCGCTTGGAGAGTTGTGATCTAGTATTAATGGATACAGCTGGCCGAAATTATCGCAATGATATGCTAGTAGCAGAACTGCAAAGCTTGCTTGCGAAGGAATTGAGAAGTGAAACCTATCTTGTGCTTAGCCTGACCTCGAAAAGCCGTGATATGAAACTTATTGCAGAGCATTTCGGCAGATATAGGCTGGATAAGGTTATTTTCACAAAGCTGGATGAGACGGGGAGTTACGGCCCGCTCTTTAATGTCCTGAATGACTTCCCGCTTACCTTGTCTTATATGACCGATGGTCAAAATGTTCCTGATGACCTGCTTATGGCTACCAAAGGACAGCTGAGTGAGTTGCTTCTTGGAACAGGTGAAACATGA
- the flhA gene encoding flagellar biosynthesis protein FlhA yields MKAKDLTVLLGIIGIVLMMILPIPSWLLDVLLVINISIALIIILVAMNTKNALEFSIFPSLLLVTTLFRLSLNISTTKLILTYGDAGSVVSTFGSWIAGGQIAVGFIVFLILVVVQFIVITKGSERVAEVGARFTLDAMPGKQMSIDADLNAGMINETQARERRRNVEREADFFGAMDGASKFVKGDAIASIIILLINLIGGFIIGMMVHGMDFATALSTYSVLTIGDGLVSQIPALLISTAAGLIVTRASSEGNLAEELTGQLLSYPKLLYIVAVTVAFLGLFTPIHMITTLPLAGLLAFAAYRMGQNLNKKQIAEEQLVEEKQIEEVRSPESVINLLSVDPIEFEFGYGLIPLADTGQGGDLLDRIIMIRRQCALEMGLVVPVIRIRDNIQLKPNEYVIKIKGNTVGGGELLLNHYLAMSPGYDDESINGIETIEPSFGLPALWIDESVKERAELSGYTVVDPPSVVATHLTELIKRHGHELIGRQETKMLVDNLRDNYPVLVDDLIPSVLAIGDVQKVLAKLLREKISIRDLVTIFETLADYGTYTKDPDILTEYVRQSLSRQITQQFSQVGETLKVITVGPNLEKKISESVQQSEQGSYLALDPTSTQTIYQRLSEQINRLLQTGQQPIVLTSPTIRMYLRQVIERTMQDIPVLSYSELEPNIEIQSVGVVNL; encoded by the coding sequence TTGAAAGCTAAAGATTTAACAGTTTTGCTAGGCATCATCGGGATCGTGCTTATGATGATTCTGCCTATCCCGTCCTGGCTATTGGACGTTTTGCTTGTTATTAACATCTCAATCGCATTAATTATCATTCTGGTTGCTATGAATACGAAAAATGCACTCGAATTTTCAATTTTTCCTTCACTGCTCCTAGTAACCACACTTTTTCGTCTGTCACTTAACATCTCGACTACAAAACTGATCCTGACTTACGGAGATGCCGGTTCAGTGGTATCTACTTTCGGTAGCTGGATCGCTGGCGGACAGATTGCGGTTGGATTTATCGTGTTTCTGATTTTGGTAGTAGTACAGTTTATTGTTATTACCAAAGGTTCAGAGCGCGTAGCTGAGGTAGGCGCTAGATTTACCTTGGATGCGATGCCCGGTAAACAAATGAGTATTGATGCCGATCTTAACGCAGGCATGATTAACGAAACCCAGGCACGTGAGCGCCGGCGTAACGTAGAACGCGAAGCGGATTTTTTCGGAGCCATGGACGGTGCAAGTAAATTCGTTAAAGGAGACGCGATTGCGAGTATTATCATCTTGCTGATCAATCTCATCGGTGGATTTATTATCGGTATGATGGTTCACGGGATGGACTTTGCTACTGCGTTATCCACTTATTCTGTATTGACCATCGGGGACGGTCTTGTCAGTCAAATTCCAGCTTTGCTTATTTCGACAGCAGCCGGCTTGATTGTTACTAGAGCTTCTTCGGAAGGTAATCTTGCAGAAGAGCTGACAGGACAGTTGTTGTCCTATCCGAAATTGTTGTATATTGTCGCAGTTACGGTAGCTTTTCTTGGACTCTTTACACCCATACATATGATTACAACGCTCCCATTGGCCGGATTGCTGGCTTTTGCAGCCTACCGTATGGGACAAAATTTAAATAAGAAACAGATTGCCGAAGAGCAACTTGTTGAAGAGAAGCAGATTGAAGAGGTACGAAGTCCGGAAAGTGTCATTAATTTGCTGTCAGTTGATCCCATTGAATTCGAGTTTGGTTATGGTCTTATTCCTTTGGCGGATACAGGTCAGGGAGGCGATCTGCTAGATCGTATCATCATGATTCGACGGCAATGTGCCCTAGAAATGGGTCTTGTAGTACCTGTTATTCGCATTCGCGACAATATTCAACTAAAACCGAATGAATATGTCATAAAAATTAAAGGAAATACAGTTGGCGGTGGTGAATTATTACTTAATCATTACCTTGCAATGAGTCCAGGATATGATGATGAATCTATAAACGGTATTGAGACCATCGAACCATCCTTTGGGCTTCCAGCATTATGGATTGATGAATCGGTTAAAGAGCGGGCTGAATTGTCCGGCTATACTGTAGTAGACCCTCCATCTGTTGTCGCAACACATCTGACGGAGTTAATCAAACGTCATGGACATGAGCTGATAGGAAGACAAGAAACTAAGATGCTGGTGGACAACCTTAGGGATAATTATCCAGTGCTCGTCGACGATCTTATTCCTTCCGTATTGGCGATTGGGGATGTGCAGAAGGTTCTTGCTAAGCTGCTTCGTGAAAAAATATCGATCAGAGATTTGGTTACGATTTTTGAGACATTGGCGGATTATGGGACATACACCAAGGATCCTGATATTCTCACTGAATATGTTCGTCAGTCCTTGTCCAGACAGATTACCCAGCAATTCTCACAAGTAGGAGAGACGCTGAAAGTCATCACGGTGGGGCCTAATCTTGAAAAGAAAATTTCCGAGAGTGTGCAGCAATCTGAACAGGGAAGTTATTTGGCACTAGATCCAACTTCGACACAAACGATCTATCAGCGGTTAAGTGAACAGATTAATCGATTGCTGCAGACAGGGCAACAGCCAATAGTGCTCACATCACCAACCATTCGTATGTATTTGCGGCAGGTGATTGAACGAACGATGCAGGATATTCCTGTACTGTCTTATAGCGAGCTAGAGCCTAACATTGAAATACAAAGCGTCGGAGTGGTGAATTTATGA
- the flhB gene encoding flagellar biosynthesis protein FlhB produces the protein MPKTKRYRLDLQQFAGEKTEKATPKKRQDARKKGQVAKSAELSGAVVLLSAVVSLMMFGGFMKERFMKLYMDVFQNQMTLEVTPENITLLFNQYGLQILILLAPLLGIVFVMALVSNLAQVGFMTTGEGITPKFSKLNPIKGFKNIFSMRSFVEFLKSIFKLLIIAYLVYSTLWGEKKNFASLSHISAEGIFKFAAKLTMSLGLKIGAALLAMAFLDYMYQKYEHEKSLKMSKQDIKDEYKKMEGDPLIKGKIRERQRRMAMQRMMQEVPNADVIITNPTHFAVALKYDGTKMEAPQIIAKGQDYVALRIRELAKEHGVVTMENKPLARALFQRAEIGDVVPNDLFQAVAEVLAYVYKLKGKRR, from the coding sequence ATGCCTAAGACGAAGCGGTATAGACTGGATCTTCAACAATTCGCCGGTGAAAAGACGGAAAAAGCAACCCCGAAGAAACGGCAAGATGCTCGTAAAAAGGGTCAAGTAGCCAAAAGTGCTGAGCTATCCGGTGCAGTTGTATTGTTATCAGCAGTAGTTAGCTTGATGATGTTTGGTGGTTTTATGAAAGAACGCTTCATGAAGCTATATATGGATGTATTTCAGAATCAAATGACACTGGAGGTTACTCCTGAGAATATAACGCTGCTATTTAATCAATATGGACTACAAATACTGATTTTGCTAGCTCCATTACTTGGAATAGTTTTTGTTATGGCGCTGGTAAGCAATCTGGCGCAGGTGGGCTTTATGACCACGGGAGAGGGGATCACCCCTAAATTCAGCAAGCTTAATCCGATAAAAGGGTTCAAAAATATTTTCTCCATGCGTTCGTTTGTCGAGTTCCTGAAATCCATATTTAAGCTTCTAATTATTGCTTATCTGGTATATAGCACTTTATGGGGAGAAAAGAAGAACTTTGCATCCCTGTCGCATATCAGTGCGGAGGGGATTTTTAAATTTGCGGCCAAGCTGACGATGAGTCTTGGTTTGAAAATCGGGGCTGCCCTATTGGCTATGGCTTTTCTGGACTACATGTATCAGAAGTACGAGCATGAAAAAAGCCTGAAAATGTCCAAGCAGGATATCAAGGATGAATACAAAAAAATGGAGGGTGACCCTCTAATCAAAGGTAAGATCAGGGAACGCCAACGTAGAATGGCCATGCAGCGTATGATGCAGGAAGTTCCAAATGCGGATGTAATCATTACGAATCCTACGCACTTTGCTGTTGCGCTTAAATATGACGGTACCAAGATGGAAGCGCCGCAGATTATAGCAAAGGGTCAGGATTATGTAGCACTTCGCATCCGGGAGCTGGCTAAAGAGCACGGCGTCGTGACTATGGAAAACAAACCGCTGGCACGGGCATTATTCCAAAGGGCAGAGATTGGAGATGTCGTTCCAAATGATCTGTTCCAGGCTGTGGCTGAAGTGCTGGCATATGTATATAAGCTTAAAGGTAAGAGGAGATAA
- the fliR gene encoding flagellar biosynthetic protein FliR produces the protein METILQSLPVFLLIFCRITAFFVVVPVFSSQGVPTTFKIGISFFVALVVFSANGTGLTIPQDFSYILLIAREVLIGLLLGFVGYLMFMAIQTAGSFIDIQIGFGIANVIDPMTGTSAPILGNFKYMIALLMFLSMNGHHHLLDAIVYSYKWVPMNNDLFLGMIDGSLSEFLVRTFAQSFVLAFQMSAPLVTALFLTDVGLAFLARTAPQYNVFVIGVPLKIIIGLALLLVLMPGLAVLFQNLFDIMFESMENLLNLMGKSP, from the coding sequence ATGGAGACCATACTGCAAAGTTTACCCGTCTTTTTGCTTATTTTTTGTCGAATAACCGCTTTTTTTGTTGTCGTTCCTGTATTTTCTTCACAAGGAGTCCCGACAACCTTTAAGATTGGCATTTCTTTTTTTGTAGCATTGGTTGTCTTTAGTGCTAACGGAACAGGGCTTACGATCCCGCAGGATTTCAGTTATATTTTGCTGATTGCCAGAGAGGTATTAATAGGATTATTGCTAGGTTTCGTTGGATATTTGATGTTTATGGCGATTCAGACAGCAGGTTCATTTATTGATATTCAGATTGGCTTCGGTATTGCTAATGTTATCGATCCTATGACTGGAACGTCTGCACCAATTCTTGGTAATTTCAAATATATGATAGCCCTGCTAATGTTTCTGAGCATGAATGGTCATCACCATCTGCTAGATGCTATTGTGTACAGTTATAAATGGGTTCCTATGAATAACGATTTATTTCTAGGCATGATTGACGGTAGTTTATCAGAGTTTCTGGTTCGAACATTTGCTCAGTCCTTTGTACTCGCTTTTCAAATGTCGGCTCCTTTAGTAACTGCGCTGTTTCTGACTGATGTTGGCCTTGCTTTCTTGGCGAGAACGGCTCCGCAATATAATGTATTTGTTATTGGGGTTCCGCTCAAAATCATTATAGGTCTTGCACTGCTTTTAGTGCTGATGCCTGGTCTGGCTGTGCTGTTTCAGAATCTCTTCGATATCATGTTCGAATCCATGGAGAATTTATTGAATCTCATGGGGAAGAGTCCGTAG
- the fliQ gene encoding flagellar biosynthesis protein FliQ encodes MSTEFIIGLASQAVYLVLEVSAPMLILGLVVGLIISIFQATTQIQEQTLAFVPKIVAVLLALLLFGPWIITKLIDFTSQILGNLYMYIG; translated from the coding sequence ATGAGTACGGAGTTTATAATCGGGCTAGCAAGCCAAGCCGTATATTTAGTGCTGGAAGTCAGCGCACCCATGCTGATTCTTGGTCTGGTGGTAGGGCTAATAATCAGTATTTTTCAGGCTACGACACAGATTCAGGAACAGACGCTAGCGTTTGTTCCCAAAATCGTCGCAGTGCTATTGGCTTTATTGCTATTTGGTCCGTGGATCATCACGAAGCTGATTGACTTTACAAGCCAAATTTTGGGTAATCTCTATATGTATATTGGTTAA
- the fliP gene encoding flagellar type III secretion system pore protein FliP (The bacterial flagellar biogenesis protein FliP forms a type III secretion system (T3SS)-type pore required for flagellar assembly.) produces the protein MKKKLILAILLFGIISVVMMTPIHADPIPNVNIQVGNEGSSSGTSSISILLLVTVLSIAPAFLVLMTSFTRIVIVLGFVRTSLGTQAMPPNQVLVGLALFLTLFIMSPTLATVNENALQPYMKGTITQTEAFDKAADPMKEFMFKQTNTKDLLLFMKYTGYTGSTKPATYSDIPLTVMVPAFAIGELKKAFTMGFLIFIPFLIIDIVVASTLMAMGMMMLPPVMISLPFKIMLFVLVDGWYLVIKSLLLSFNT, from the coding sequence ATGAAAAAGAAGCTAATTCTTGCTATTCTGCTGTTCGGTATTATCAGTGTGGTTATGATGACGCCGATACATGCTGATCCTATACCTAATGTTAATATTCAGGTCGGTAATGAAGGTTCAAGCAGTGGTACCAGTTCCATATCAATTCTTCTTCTTGTAACGGTTCTGAGTATTGCTCCGGCGTTTCTGGTTCTTATGACTAGCTTTACTAGAATTGTAATCGTATTAGGCTTTGTGAGAACCTCGCTGGGTACTCAGGCTATGCCTCCAAACCAGGTGCTGGTAGGACTTGCTCTGTTTCTGACCCTGTTCATTATGTCACCAACGCTGGCCACAGTGAATGAAAATGCGTTGCAGCCGTATATGAAGGGGACAATCACACAAACTGAGGCTTTTGATAAAGCTGCTGATCCGATGAAAGAATTTATGTTTAAACAGACGAACACCAAAGATCTTCTGTTATTTATGAAATACACCGGTTATACCGGATCTACTAAACCGGCTACATACAGTGATATTCCACTGACGGTGATGGTGCCAGCTTTTGCAATTGGCGAATTGAAAAAGGCTTTTACAATGGGCTTCTTAATTTTCATACCATTCCTGATTATTGATATTGTTGTGGCGAGCACACTGATGGCCATGGGGATGATGATGCTTCCCCCGGTTATGATTTCATTACCTTTTAAAATAATGCTCTTCGTACTGGTAGACGGCTGGTACTTAGTCATTAAATCACTACTTCTTAGTTTTAACACCTGA
- a CDS encoding flagellar biosynthetic protein FliO produces MLYSETLGSSNTLLNLFKVIIVLAIIIVLIVVLIRFLGRRNQTFMSNRSIRTLGAIGLGPNKSMQVIELGSSLYLIGIGENISILDKVTDPDEVALIIAAFEDQSSNQNNFLAPLIAKVKVKLRGEVPSQEIELSETSSFYETLQSKLRSAPERKEKMEELLRDDVTKDESRNI; encoded by the coding sequence ATGTTATATTCCGAAACGCTCGGAAGCAGTAACACCCTGCTGAATTTGTTTAAAGTTATTATTGTCCTGGCGATAATCATTGTACTTATAGTGGTACTGATTCGTTTTCTTGGACGACGTAATCAGACCTTTATGAGCAACCGTTCTATAAGAACGCTTGGTGCAATAGGGCTTGGACCTAATAAGTCGATGCAGGTTATCGAACTGGGAAGCAGTCTTTACTTAATCGGGATTGGTGAAAATATATCCATTTTGGATAAAGTCACCGATCCGGATGAGGTAGCATTGATCATTGCGGCATTTGAGGATCAGTCCTCTAACCAGAATAATTTCCTCGCACCGCTTATTGCCAAGGTAAAGGTAAAGCTGCGTGGGGAGGTTCCATCTCAGGAAATTGAACTTAGTGAAACATCATCTTTTTACGAGACTCTGCAATCCAAGCTTCGTTCTGCACCAGAGCGTAAAGAGAAAATGGAAGAGCTGCTTCGGGATGATGTTACTAAGGATGAGTCGAGGAATATATGA
- a CDS encoding response regulator yields the protein MANRILIVDDAAFMRMMIRDILSKNGFEVVGEAQDGSQAIEKFKELRPDLITMDITMPEMDGIAALKEIKKVDPAAKVIMCSAMGQQAMVIDAIQAGAKDFIVKPFQADRVIEAINKTLGV from the coding sequence ATGGCTAACCGAATTCTAATCGTGGACGATGCAGCATTTATGAGAATGATGATCCGTGACATTTTGTCGAAAAACGGATTTGAAGTAGTGGGCGAAGCTCAGGACGGTTCTCAAGCGATAGAAAAATTCAAGGAACTGCGTCCGGACCTCATCACGATGGATATTACTATGCCTGAGATGGACGGAATCGCCGCCCTGAAAGAAATCAAAAAAGTAGATCCGGCTGCAAAGGTTATTATGTGTTCAGCCATGGGCCAGCAGGCTATGGTTATCGATGCAATCCAAGCAGGAGCTAAAGACTTTATAGTGAAGCCTTTCCAAGCTGACCGGGTTATCGAAGCTATTAACAAAACGTTGGGCGTGTAG
- the fliY gene encoding flagellar motor switch phosphatase FliY: protein MTSKDYLSQEEIDALLRQSAEGSLAPTEKTVDDYLTPFEQDALGEIGNITFGSAATALSTLLGKKVDITTPQVSIITRGEFEIAFPKPHVAVHVQYVDGFQGINSLVIKIRDAQVIADLMLGGAGEPKDEELNEIHISAVQEAMNQMMGSSATSMSTIFNRFVNISPPGIDILNMSSGEGVGSLPDDETLIRISFRLKIGDLIDSTIMQLLPVQFAKDMVSMLLGDVSPAEEEAAVTMAETPAMTNSAETPPPAPPVQQAPSQPAGGTQPPYPPQGMPAYPGMPEGGYYYPPAGMPAYGMPGMPPYGMPPQGMPYGQTPPLNSEANRNVNVQPVQFANLNGGAFGHIDENNLNLLMDIPLRVTVELGRTQKQIKDILEMSQGSIIELDKLAGEPVDILVNNKLIAKGEVVVIDENFGVRVTDIVSQWDRIQKLQ, encoded by the coding sequence TTGACGAGTAAAGATTATTTATCCCAAGAAGAAATCGACGCCCTTCTGAGACAATCTGCGGAGGGCTCATTAGCTCCTACGGAGAAAACGGTAGATGACTATCTAACACCGTTTGAACAGGATGCTTTGGGCGAAATTGGTAATATAACGTTTGGCAGTGCAGCAACAGCACTTTCCACTTTACTAGGGAAAAAAGTAGATATTACAACCCCTCAAGTTTCGATCATTACACGCGGGGAGTTTGAAATTGCTTTTCCTAAACCGCATGTAGCTGTTCACGTTCAATATGTGGATGGGTTTCAAGGGATTAACTCACTTGTTATTAAGATTAGGGATGCACAGGTCATTGCCGATCTGATGCTTGGCGGTGCCGGCGAACCTAAGGATGAAGAGTTGAATGAAATTCATATTAGCGCTGTGCAAGAAGCTATGAATCAAATGATGGGTTCTTCTGCTACATCGATGTCTACGATTTTTAATCGTTTTGTTAATATCTCGCCTCCGGGTATCGACATTTTGAATATGTCCAGCGGAGAAGGAGTAGGCAGTCTGCCAGACGATGAAACCCTAATTCGTATTTCGTTCCGGCTTAAAATTGGTGATTTGATAGATTCTACTATTATGCAGCTCTTGCCTGTTCAGTTCGCAAAAGATATGGTATCCATGCTACTTGGTGATGTTAGTCCGGCAGAGGAGGAGGCAGCGGTCACAATGGCTGAAACACCTGCTATGACTAATTCTGCGGAGACACCACCTCCAGCACCTCCGGTGCAACAGGCGCCCTCACAGCCCGCAGGAGGAACGCAACCACCATATCCACCGCAGGGTATGCCAGCGTATCCAGGGATGCCAGAAGGCGGGTATTATTATCCTCCAGCGGGTATGCCAGCGTACGGAATGCCTGGGATGCCACCATACGGTATGCCACCGCAAGGGATGCCATATGGACAGACACCACCGCTTAATTCTGAGGCAAATCGCAATGTAAATGTACAGCCTGTGCAATTTGCAAATCTGAATGGTGGGGCCTTTGGTCATATTGATGAAAATAATTTAAATTTATTGATGGACATACCGCTTAGAGTAACCGTAGAATTAGGAAGGACCCAGAAGCAGATCAAAGATATTTTAGAAATGTCACAAGGCTCAATTATTGAGCTGGACAAGCTCGCAGGTGAGCCTGTAGATATTTTGGTTAACAACAAGCTTATTGCCAAAGGTGAAGTCGTTGTTATCGACGAAAACTTTGGCGTACGCGTTACGGATATCGTCAGCCAGTGGGACCGAATTCAGAAATTACAATAA
- the fliM gene encoding flagellar motor switch protein FliM: MVDVLSQNEIDALLAALSSGEMDADELKKEETQKKIRSYDFKRAVRFSKDHIRSLTRIHDNFARYLTTYFSAQLRTFVQINVVQVEQLPYDEFIRSIPKMTILNIFEAEPLEGRMVMEVHPNIAFAMLDRLLGGFGTAPSKINALTEIETTIMERIFSRCFESLQEAWKTVLDIHPRMEALETNPQFMQIVSPNETIALISLSTKIGDTTGMINLCIPHVVLEPIMSRLSVHQWFVTEKKTRDEDELLAIRARVHKAKLPIVAELGESSLSISEFLGLSVGDVISLNRNVDSGLSIKVGEKLKFIGSPGMVKDRVAVQIDEIVNEGVEEFDE, from the coding sequence TTGGTTGATGTACTATCACAAAACGAAATTGATGCTCTGCTTGCTGCACTTTCTTCAGGTGAGATGGACGCCGATGAACTTAAAAAGGAAGAAACTCAGAAGAAAATCCGCTCTTATGACTTTAAACGGGCTGTCCGCTTTTCCAAAGATCATATCCGCAGTCTTACACGGATACATGACAATTTCGCCCGTTATCTTACAACGTATTTTTCAGCCCAATTGCGCACCTTCGTTCAGATTAATGTCGTTCAAGTAGAGCAGCTCCCTTATGATGAATTTATTCGCTCCATACCGAAAATGACGATATTGAACATTTTTGAAGCTGAACCTTTAGAGGGCCGCATGGTAATGGAAGTTCATCCAAACATTGCTTTTGCTATGCTGGACAGGTTGCTTGGGGGCTTTGGAACTGCACCTTCTAAGATTAATGCTCTAACTGAGATCGAAACAACGATTATGGAGCGTATCTTTAGTAGATGTTTTGAGAGTCTGCAGGAGGCTTGGAAAACGGTGCTGGATATTCATCCGCGGATGGAAGCTCTTGAGACGAACCCGCAGTTCATGCAGATTGTATCGCCCAATGAGACCATTGCATTAATCTCTCTAAGTACCAAAATTGGAGATACAACAGGCATGATCAATCTTTGTATACCGCATGTCGTTCTAGAGCCTATCATGTCCAGACTTTCTGTTCACCAATGGTTTGTGACAGAGAAGAAGACGCGGGATGAAGATGAGCTACTGGCCATTAGAGCTAGAGTTCATAAAGCGAAGCTGCCGATTGTTGCTGAACTTGGAGAATCGAGCTTATCCATATCTGAATTCCTAGGGCTTAGTGTCGGTGACGTGATTTCTCTCAACAGAAACGTAGATTCTGGACTGTCAATTAAGGTAGGGGAGAAGCTTAAGTTCATCGGAAGTCCCGGAATGGTTAAAGATCGGGTAGCCGTGCAAATAGACGAAATTGTCAATGAAGGAGTTGAAGAATTTGACGAGTAA